A single Streptomyces mirabilis DNA region contains:
- a CDS encoding PASTA domain-containing protein: MRLTPKTPEVRVPRLIGLMAVDARETADARGVLLAAPDRPDFHLTVVDYVVRQYPPPGSEVPRGAVVTVWFDLGDAEGGAGVREPRLPGPPSGGMRRELDEPGDPFEVLR; the protein is encoded by the coding sequence GTGCGCCTGACACCCAAGACACCCGAAGTGCGCGTGCCGCGGCTCATCGGCCTGATGGCCGTGGACGCACGCGAGACGGCCGACGCGCGAGGTGTGCTGCTCGCCGCGCCCGACCGGCCCGACTTCCATCTCACCGTCGTCGACTACGTCGTACGCCAATATCCGCCGCCCGGCTCCGAGGTGCCGCGCGGGGCCGTGGTCACCGTGTGGTTCGACCTCGGTGACGCGGAGGGCGGCGCGGGTGTGCGGGAGCCGCGGCTGCCGGGTCCGCCGTCGGGCGGCATGCGCCGTGAGCTCGACGAGCCCGGGGACCCGTTCGAAGTACTCAGGTGA
- a CDS encoding acyltransferase family protein, giving the protein MSWGSEQQRYQGHEGYQGQQEYQGQQGQQGYDYGYGQQPDPYGQGRRHQVPQQYGYGQGYVDHGQVYVTETAPLPVIEPEPAADAAVRTGPSPDAGEPESPAADPAPKAKGTGRDRYFDALRAVALVRVVAYHTFGWAWAGLVFPSMGVMFALAGSLMAKSLERPALKVVKSRMRRLLPPFWFWGSFVVVAMLIHDWMPGWQIVFWIVPVGDPPGNQWGIQAWEILWYLRTYLWFVLMSPLLLKVFRKAPLPVLLLSLAPILVFQYAWQPPYNRFGSGLTDFATFLFCWLVGFAHREGVLQRLKPALVILASLALLAYGGWYAFAHQAEFGTYDLDEVPVAQTFWSAGFVTLLMYFKAYYNVDFAWLARFKRLDRTVTIFNGRAVTIYLWHEIALVLAVPLIDQFWKVPAFEKWLPLESQWFMFGIGWVLIWVAIPLVGWVEDVAAKKKPKLLP; this is encoded by the coding sequence ATGAGCTGGGGCTCGGAACAACAGCGGTACCAGGGACATGAGGGGTACCAAGGCCAGCAGGAGTACCAAGGGCAGCAGGGGCAGCAGGGATATGACTATGGGTACGGGCAGCAGCCCGATCCGTACGGCCAGGGCCGGCGGCATCAGGTCCCCCAGCAGTACGGCTACGGGCAGGGGTACGTCGACCATGGCCAGGTGTACGTCACCGAGACGGCACCCCTGCCGGTGATCGAGCCGGAGCCCGCGGCGGACGCTGCCGTCCGGACCGGGCCCAGCCCTGACGCCGGGGAGCCCGAAAGCCCCGCCGCCGACCCCGCGCCGAAGGCCAAAGGCACCGGACGCGACCGCTACTTCGACGCGCTGCGCGCCGTCGCGCTGGTCCGTGTCGTGGCGTACCACACCTTCGGCTGGGCCTGGGCAGGCCTGGTCTTCCCGTCGATGGGCGTGATGTTCGCGCTCGCCGGCTCGCTGATGGCCAAGTCCCTGGAACGCCCCGCGCTCAAGGTGGTCAAGAGCCGCATGCGGCGGCTGCTGCCGCCCTTCTGGTTCTGGGGCTCCTTCGTCGTGGTGGCGATGCTGATCCACGACTGGATGCCGGGCTGGCAGATCGTCTTCTGGATCGTGCCGGTCGGCGACCCGCCGGGCAACCAGTGGGGCATCCAGGCCTGGGAGATCCTCTGGTACCTGCGGACGTACCTCTGGTTCGTCCTGATGTCCCCGCTTCTCCTGAAGGTCTTCCGCAAGGCCCCCCTCCCGGTCCTGCTCCTGTCCCTCGCCCCGATCCTGGTCTTCCAGTACGCCTGGCAGCCTCCGTACAACCGCTTCGGCAGCGGCCTGACGGACTTCGCCACCTTCCTGTTCTGCTGGCTGGTCGGCTTCGCGCACCGCGAGGGCGTGCTCCAGCGGCTGAAGCCGGCCCTGGTGATCCTGGCGTCGCTCGCCCTCCTGGCGTACGGCGGCTGGTACGCCTTCGCGCACCAGGCGGAGTTCGGTACGTACGACCTGGACGAGGTCCCCGTCGCGCAGACCTTCTGGTCGGCCGGCTTCGTGACGCTGCTGATGTACTTCAAGGCGTATTACAACGTCGACTTCGCCTGGCTCGCCCGCTTCAAGCGGCTCGACCGGACCGTGACGATCTTCAACGGGCGGGCGGTGACGATCTACCTCTGGCACGAGATCGCCCTCGTGCTCGCGGTCCCGCTGATCGACCAGTTCTGGAAGGTGCCCGCCTTCGAGAAGTGGCTGCCGCTGGAGAGCCAGTGGTTCATGTTCGGCATCGGCTGGGTGCTGATCTGGGTCGCCATCCCGCTGGTCGGCTGGGTCGAGGACGTGGCCGCCAAGAAGAAGCCGAAGCTGCTCCCCTGA
- a CDS encoding NADH-quinone oxidoreductase subunit D, whose protein sequence is MSTQTPSSGASAAAARETTEGTVYTVTGGDWDEIAQSAAKSDDERIIVNMGPQHPSTHGVLRLILEIDGETVTEARCGIGYLHTGIEKNLEFRTWTQGTTFVTRMDYLTPFFNETAYCLAVEKLLGIEDQIPDRASIIRVLLMELNRLSSHLVCIATGGMELGATTIMIYGFRDRELILDIYELITGLRMNHAYIRPGGLAQDLPPGAVDQIREFVKKMHKNLPEYDKLATGNPIFKARMQDVGYLDLAGCMALGATGPILRSAGLPHDLRKAQPYCGYETYDFEIPTADTCDSYGRFLIRLEEMRQSLHIVEQCLDRLQPGPVMVADKKIAWPAQLALGPDGLGNSLDHIKKIMGTSMEALIHHFKLVTEGFRVPPGQAYAAVESPKGELGVHAVSDGGTRPYRVHFRDPSFTNLQAMAAMCEGGQVADVIVAVASIDPVMGGVDR, encoded by the coding sequence ATGAGCACGCAGACCCCTTCTTCCGGCGCGTCCGCCGCGGCGGCGCGGGAGACGACCGAGGGCACCGTATATACGGTCACCGGTGGCGACTGGGACGAGATCGCCCAGTCCGCGGCGAAGTCCGACGACGAGCGCATCATCGTCAACATGGGCCCGCAGCACCCGTCCACCCACGGCGTGCTCCGGCTCATCCTGGAGATCGACGGCGAGACGGTCACCGAGGCCCGCTGCGGCATCGGCTACCTCCACACCGGCATCGAGAAGAACCTCGAGTTCCGCACGTGGACCCAGGGCACCACGTTCGTGACGCGCATGGACTACCTGACGCCGTTCTTCAACGAGACCGCCTACTGTCTCGCCGTCGAGAAGCTCCTCGGCATCGAGGACCAGATCCCCGACCGCGCCTCGATCATCCGCGTCCTCCTGATGGAGCTGAACCGACTCTCCTCCCATCTGGTGTGCATCGCCACCGGAGGCATGGAACTCGGCGCCACCACGATCATGATCTACGGCTTCCGTGATCGTGAACTCATTCTCGACATCTACGAGCTGATCACCGGCCTGCGGATGAACCACGCGTACATCCGCCCCGGCGGACTCGCCCAGGACCTGCCGCCCGGCGCGGTGGACCAGATCCGCGAGTTCGTGAAGAAGATGCACAAGAACCTTCCCGAGTACGACAAGCTCGCCACCGGGAACCCCATCTTCAAGGCCCGTATGCAGGACGTCGGCTACCTCGACCTGGCCGGATGCATGGCCCTCGGCGCCACCGGCCCCATCCTGCGCTCCGCGGGCCTACCGCACGACCTGCGCAAGGCCCAGCCGTACTGCGGCTACGAGACGTACGACTTCGAGATCCCGACCGCCGACACCTGCGACTCCTACGGGCGCTTCCTGATCCGCCTGGAGGAAATGCGCCAGTCGCTGCACATCGTCGAGCAGTGCCTGGACCGGCTGCAGCCCGGCCCGGTCATGGTCGCCGACAAGAAGATCGCCTGGCCCGCCCAGCTCGCACTGGGCCCCGACGGTCTCGGCAACTCTCTCGACCACATCAAGAAGATCATGGGCACCTCCATGGAGGCCCTGATCCACCACTTCAAGCTGGTGACCGAGGGCTTCCGCGTCCCGCCGGGTCAGGCGTACGCGGCGGTCGAGTCGCCCAAGGGCGAGCTCGGGGTGCACGCCGTGTCCGACGGAGGCACCCGCCCCTACCGGGTCCACTTCCGCGACCCGTCCTTCACCAATCTGCAGGCCATGGCGGCGATGTGCGAGGGCGGCCAGGTCGCCGACGTCATCGTCGCCGTCGCGTCCATCGACCCCGTGATGGGAGGCGTCGACCGGTGA
- a CDS encoding NADH-quinone oxidoreductase subunit A, translating to MNAYAPILVLGALGAGFAIFSVVMATLIGPKRYNRAKLEAYECGIEPTPTPAGGGRFPIKYYLTAMLFIVFDIEIVFLYPWAVTFDALGVFGLVEMLLFVLTVFVAYAYVWRRGGLEWD from the coding sequence GTGAACGCGTATGCGCCGATCCTCGTACTGGGAGCCCTCGGGGCAGGCTTTGCGATCTTCTCCGTGGTCATGGCCACGCTTATCGGTCCAAAGCGATACAACCGGGCCAAGCTCGAGGCCTACGAGTGCGGTATCGAGCCGACCCCCACGCCGGCCGGCGGCGGGCGCTTCCCCATCAAGTACTACCTGACGGCGATGCTCTTCATCGTCTTCGACATCGAGATCGTCTTCCTCTACCCCTGGGCCGTCACCTTCGACGCCCTGGGTGTTTTCGGGCTCGTGGAGATGCTGCTCTTCGTGCTCACCGTCTTCGTCGCGTACGCGTACGTATGGCGGCGCGGCGGCCTGGAATGGGACTGA
- a CDS encoding GNAT family N-acetyltransferase: MNRALPDVRLRVPTDEDAFAWHRIFADPEVMEFHGGKAAELSVYEELTARQRRHDAELGFCLWTLVDAEGEVLGFTGAQPWPREWGPKGEIEIGWRLGRAHWGKGYVTAAALTTLERVRAAGVSDVVAVVRAGNERSIAVTRRVGMELAEVVTHPTTAEPAHCYRLAL, from the coding sequence GTGAACCGAGCTCTCCCCGACGTACGGCTGCGTGTCCCCACCGACGAGGACGCGTTCGCCTGGCACCGGATCTTCGCCGACCCCGAGGTCATGGAGTTCCACGGTGGGAAGGCGGCCGAACTGTCGGTGTACGAGGAGCTCACCGCGCGGCAGCGCCGGCACGACGCCGAACTCGGATTCTGTCTGTGGACCCTGGTCGACGCGGAGGGTGAGGTGCTCGGCTTCACCGGCGCGCAGCCGTGGCCGCGCGAGTGGGGGCCGAAGGGCGAGATCGAGATCGGGTGGCGGCTCGGCAGGGCGCATTGGGGCAAGGGGTACGTCACCGCCGCCGCGCTCACCACCCTGGAGCGGGTGCGCGCGGCGGGCGTCTCGGATGTCGTCGCCGTGGTCAGGGCGGGCAACGAGCGCTCCATCGCCGTGACCCGACGCGTCGGCATGGAACTGGCCGAGGTCGTCACCCATCCCACGACGGCCGAACCCGCGCACTGCTACCGCCTCGCCCTCTGA
- a CDS encoding demethylmenaquinone methyltransferase gives MTRASLDKQPHEVASMFDDVAERYDLTNDVLSLGQDRVWRREVAKAVDARPAQKILDLAAGTATSSLPFARTGAYVVPCDFSLGMLRVGKKNHPWLPLTAGDATKLPFKDDTFDAVTISFGLRNVQDTDTALSELYRVTKPGGRVVICEFSHPTWAPFRTVYTEYLMRALPPVARAVSSNPDAYVYLAESIRAWPNQPELAEKLRKAGWSKVAWRNLTGGVVALHRGFKAA, from the coding sequence GTGACCCGCGCATCCCTGGACAAGCAGCCGCACGAAGTCGCCTCGATGTTCGACGACGTGGCGGAACGGTACGACCTGACGAACGACGTGCTGTCGCTCGGCCAGGACCGGGTGTGGCGCAGGGAGGTCGCGAAGGCGGTCGACGCGCGTCCCGCACAGAAGATCCTGGACCTGGCGGCCGGTACGGCGACCTCGTCCCTCCCCTTCGCCCGCACCGGCGCCTACGTCGTGCCCTGCGACTTCTCCCTCGGCATGCTCCGGGTCGGCAAGAAGAACCACCCCTGGCTGCCGCTGACCGCGGGCGACGCGACGAAGCTGCCCTTCAAGGACGACACCTTCGACGCGGTGACGATCTCCTTCGGCCTGCGCAACGTCCAGGACACCGACACGGCGCTGAGCGAGCTGTACCGGGTGACCAAGCCCGGCGGCCGGGTCGTGATCTGCGAGTTCTCGCACCCGACCTGGGCGCCGTTCCGCACGGTCTACACCGAGTACCTGATGCGCGCGCTGCCGCCGGTCGCCCGTGCGGTGTCCTCCAACCCCGACGCGTACGTCTATCTCGCCGAGTCCATCCGCGCCTGGCCGAACCAGCCCGAGCTCGCCGAGAAGCTGCGCAAGGCCGGCTGGTCGAAGGTGGCCTGGCGGAACCTGACGGGCGGCGTGGTGGCCCTGCACCGGGGCTTCAAGGCCGCCTGA
- a CDS encoding NADH-quinone oxidoreductase subunit C — protein MSDANGNGVNPEKDLGASNLPGQRGEGGEEIRVQRGMFGANNGGDTTGYGGLVRSIRLPGPATRPYGGWFDEVADELEGALEEQGLVPDNAIEKTIVDRDELTFHIEREYLLRVAQTLRDDPALRFELCTGVSAVHYPSDKGRELHAVYHLRSITHNRLIRLEVSAPDADPHVPSLVSVYPTNDWHERETYDFFGLIFDGHPALTRIMMPDDWQGHPQRKDYPLGGIPIEYKGAQIPAPDQRRSYS, from the coding sequence GTGAGCGACGCGAACGGCAACGGGGTGAACCCCGAGAAGGACCTCGGCGCCTCCAACCTCCCCGGCCAGCGCGGCGAGGGCGGCGAGGAGATCCGCGTCCAGCGCGGCATGTTCGGCGCCAACAACGGCGGCGACACCACCGGCTACGGAGGCCTGGTCCGCTCCATCCGGCTCCCCGGCCCGGCCACCCGCCCCTACGGCGGCTGGTTCGACGAGGTCGCCGACGAACTGGAAGGCGCCCTGGAGGAACAGGGACTCGTCCCCGACAACGCCATCGAGAAGACGATCGTCGACCGCGACGAGCTCACCTTCCACATCGAACGCGAGTACCTGCTCCGGGTCGCCCAGACCCTCCGCGACGACCCGGCCCTCCGCTTCGAACTGTGCACGGGCGTGAGCGCAGTGCACTACCCGAGCGACAAGGGCCGGGAGCTGCACGCCGTCTACCACCTGCGTTCGATCACCCACAACCGGCTGATCCGCCTCGAAGTCAGCGCCCCCGACGCCGACCCGCACGTCCCCTCGCTCGTCTCCGTCTACCCGACGAACGACTGGCACGAGCGCGAGACGTACGACTTCTTCGGCCTGATCTTCGACGGCCACCCGGCCCTGACGCGGATCATGATGCCGGACGACTGGCAGGGCCACCCGCAGCGCAAGGACTACCCCCTCGGTGGCATCCCCATCGAGTACAAGGGCGCCCAGATCCCTGCCCCGGACCAGCGGAGGTCGTACTCATGA
- a CDS encoding C40 family peptidase — protein MRESLIPVVPMSHTAHIRNHRKPRRNASTLAMRAGVAGGVLSTLAVAGAAGSANAAEPVTQTLELPTLTADLATQLAQSADATQQAAANYELQAERDAAAAKAAKQAKADLADAKKKAEAKKKAEDARKAAAAQAASRSSTRTVLSSSAGSSSSTVSAPASGSVATVIAFLKAQVGDAYVMGGTGPNAWDCSGLVQAAFRQVGVDLPRVSQDQSTSGTPVSLSNIQVGDILYWGSAGSAYHVGVYIGNGQYLDAANPSKGVVIQDLSGYPATGAVRVL, from the coding sequence ATGAGGGAGTCCCTGATACCGGTTGTACCCATGTCCCACACCGCTCACATACGCAACCACCGGAAGCCCCGCCGCAACGCGTCGACGCTAGCGATGCGCGCCGGAGTTGCCGGTGGCGTTCTCAGCACCTTGGCCGTGGCCGGTGCGGCTGGTTCGGCGAACGCGGCCGAGCCCGTGACGCAGACCCTCGAACTGCCCACCCTGACGGCCGACCTGGCCACTCAGCTGGCACAGTCCGCGGACGCCACGCAGCAGGCAGCTGCCAACTACGAGCTGCAGGCCGAGCGCGACGCGGCCGCCGCAAAGGCCGCGAAGCAGGCCAAGGCGGACCTCGCGGACGCCAAGAAGAAGGCCGAGGCCAAGAAGAAGGCCGAGGACGCGCGCAAGGCCGCAGCCGCCCAGGCCGCCTCTCGGTCGTCCACGCGGACCGTCCTGTCCAGCTCCGCGGGCTCCTCGAGTTCGACCGTCTCCGCCCCGGCCAGCGGCAGTGTCGCCACCGTCATCGCCTTCCTCAAGGCTCAGGTCGGCGACGCGTACGTGATGGGCGGTACGGGCCCCAACGCCTGGGACTGCTCCGGCCTCGTGCAGGCCGCGTTCCGGCAGGTCGGTGTCGACCTGCCGCGCGTCTCGCAGGACCAGTCGACGTCCGGTACGCCGGTCTCGCTGTCCAACATCCAGGTCGGCGACATCCTGTACTGGGGTTCGGCCGGTTCGGCGTACCACGTGGGTGTGTACATCGGTAACGGCCAGTACCTGGACGCGGCCAACCCCTCCAAGGGTGTGGTGATTCAGGACCTTTCGGGCTACCCGGCCACGGGCGCGGTGCGCGTTCTCTGA
- a CDS encoding NuoB/complex I 20 kDa subunit family protein: MGLEEKLPSGFLLTTVEQAAGWVRKASVFPATFGLACCAIEMMTTGAGRYDLARFGMEVFRGSPRQADLMIVAGRVSQKMAPVLRQVYDQMPNPKWVISMGVCASSGGMFNNYAIVQGVDHIVPVDIYLPGCPPRPEMLIDAILKLHQKIQTSKLGVNAEEAAREAEEAALKALPTIEMKGLLR, encoded by the coding sequence ATGGGACTCGAAGAAAAGCTGCCGAGCGGATTCCTGCTGACCACCGTCGAGCAGGCCGCGGGCTGGGTGCGCAAGGCGTCCGTCTTCCCCGCCACGTTCGGACTCGCCTGCTGCGCCATCGAGATGATGACGACCGGCGCGGGCCGCTACGACCTCGCGCGCTTCGGCATGGAGGTCTTCCGCGGCTCACCGCGCCAGGCCGACCTCATGATCGTCGCCGGCCGCGTCAGCCAGAAGATGGCGCCGGTACTGCGGCAGGTCTATGACCAGATGCCCAACCCCAAGTGGGTGATCTCCATGGGGGTCTGTGCCTCATCGGGCGGAATGTTCAACAACTACGCCATTGTGCAGGGCGTCGACCACATCGTCCCGGTCGACATCTATTTGCCCGGCTGTCCGCCGCGGCCCGAGATGCTGATCGACGCGATCCTCAAGCTCCACCAGAAGATCCAGACCTCCAAGCTCGGCGTGAACGCCGAGGAGGCGGCCCGCGAGGCGGAGGAAGCGGCGCTCAAGGCGCTCCCCACCATCGAGATGAAGGGCCTGCTGCGGTGA
- a CDS encoding geranylgeranyl reductase family protein, which produces MTEPQPLSENTADVIVVGAGPAGSTTAYYLAKAGLDVLLLEKTAFPREKVCGDGLTPRATKQLVSMGIDISEEAGWLRNKGLRIIGGGVRLQLDWPDLASYPDYGLVRKRDDFDEQLARQAQKAGARLYERCNVGAPIIDDRTGRITGVHAKLGDVGEKREVTFHAPLVVAADGNSTRLSLAMGLHRREDRPMGVAVRTYFTSPRHEDDYLESWLELWDRRGAEDRLLPGYGWIFGMGDGTSNVGLGVLNTSNSFKELDWREVLKAWCASMPEDWGYTPENMTGPIRGAALPMAFNRQPHYTKGLLLVGDAGGLVNPFNGEGIAYAMESGQIAADVIVQAHARSTPTQRELALQRYPRVLKDTYGGYYTLGRAFVKLIGNPKVMKIATQRGLTHPLLMKFTLKMLANLTDPTGGDAMDRIINGLSKVAPKA; this is translated from the coding sequence GTGACCGAGCCCCAACCCCTCTCCGAAAACACCGCAGATGTGATCGTCGTCGGGGCTGGACCAGCCGGTTCCACGACCGCGTACTACCTGGCGAAGGCCGGACTCGACGTCCTGCTCCTGGAGAAGACCGCGTTCCCGAGGGAGAAGGTCTGCGGTGACGGCCTGACCCCGCGCGCCACCAAGCAGCTCGTCTCCATGGGGATCGACATCTCCGAAGAGGCCGGCTGGCTGCGCAACAAGGGCCTGCGCATCATCGGCGGCGGCGTCCGCCTCCAGCTGGACTGGCCGGATCTCGCCTCCTACCCGGACTACGGACTCGTCCGCAAGCGCGACGACTTCGACGAGCAGCTGGCCCGGCAGGCGCAGAAGGCGGGCGCGCGGCTGTACGAGCGCTGCAACGTCGGCGCCCCCATCATCGACGACCGCACCGGCCGCATCACGGGCGTGCACGCGAAGCTGGGCGACGTGGGGGAGAAGCGCGAGGTCACCTTCCACGCGCCGCTGGTCGTCGCCGCCGACGGCAACTCGACCCGCCTGTCCCTGGCGATGGGCCTGCACCGCCGCGAGGACCGCCCGATGGGTGTCGCGGTCCGTACGTACTTCACGTCCCCGCGCCACGAGGACGACTACCTGGAGTCCTGGCTGGAGCTGTGGGACCGCCGGGGCGCCGAGGACCGTCTGCTGCCCGGCTACGGCTGGATCTTCGGCATGGGCGACGGCACCTCGAACGTGGGCCTGGGCGTGCTCAACACCTCCAACTCCTTCAAGGAGCTGGACTGGCGCGAGGTCCTGAAGGCCTGGTGCGCGTCCATGCCGGAGGACTGGGGCTATACGCCGGAGAACATGACCGGCCCGATCCGCGGCGCCGCCCTCCCCATGGCCTTCAACCGCCAACCGCACTACACCAAGGGTCTGCTGCTGGTCGGCGACGCCGGCGGCCTGGTCAACCCCTTCAACGGCGAGGGCATCGCCTACGCCATGGAGTCCGGCCAGATCGCCGCGGACGTCATCGTGCAGGCCCACGCCCGCTCGACGCCGACCCAGCGCGAACTGGCCCTCCAGCGCTACCCCCGTGTCCTCAAGGACACCTACGGCGGCTACTACACCCTCGGCCGCGCCTTCGTGAAGCTCATCGGCAACCCGAAGGTCATGAAGATCGCGACCCAGCGCGGCCTGACCCACCCGCTGCTGATGAAGTTCACCCTCAAGATGCTCGCGAACCTCACGGACCCGACCGGCGGCGACGCGATGGACCGCATCATCAACGGCCTCTCGAAGGTGGCACCGAAGGCCTGA